The Halichoerus grypus chromosome 15, mHalGry1.hap1.1, whole genome shotgun sequence genome includes a window with the following:
- the SNAI3 gene encoding zinc finger protein SNAI3 → MPRSFLVKTHSSHRVPNYRQLETQREINGACSACRGLVVPLLLPDKAASSTPGDPPWPWDCTSVMARISLPLPCHEEAWGASGPDPLQISPVHPWAGRAPSVPLKDSLNQLNLPPRLLLPTRWPPIPGPAGDQAADRLPGGAVRAPRGPGGFQCPHCRKPYHTLAGLARHRELHCRLRTPRCFPCKHCDKEYGSLGALKMHIRTHTLPCPCPICGKAFSRPWLLRGHIRTHTGEKPYTCSHCSRAFADRSNLRAHLQTHSDTKKYQCKSCAKTFSRMSLLARHEESGCCPGP, encoded by the exons ATGCCGCGCTCCTTCCTGGTGAAAACGCACTCCAGCCACAGGGTTCCCAACTACAGGCAGCTGGAGACGCAGAGAG AGATCAATGGCGCCTGTTCTGCCTGCAGGGGGCTGGtggtgcccctcctcctcccagataAAGCAGCCTCGTCCACACCTGGTgaccctccctggccctgggacTGCACCTCTGTCATGGCCCGCATCTcgctgccccttccctgccacGAGGAAGCGTGGGGGGCCTCCGGGCCAGACCCCCTGCAGATCAGCCCCGTGCACCCTTGGGCCGGCCGGGCCCCCAGTGTGCCCCTCAAAGACAGCCTGAACCAGCTCAACCTGCCCCCGCGGCTGCTGCTGCCCACACGGTGGCCCCCGATCCCGGGCCCCGCCGGGGACCAGGCCGCAGACAGACTGCCAGGGGGCGCGGTGCGGGCCCCTCGCGGCCCCGGCGGCTTCCAGTGCCCGCACTGCCGCAAGCCCTACCACACGCTGGCCGGGCTGGCCAGGCACCGCGAGCTGCACTGCCGGCTACGGACGCCACGCTGCTTCCCCTGCAAACACTGCGACAAGGAGTACGGCAGCCTGGGCGCCCTCAAGATGCACATCCGCACGCACAcgctgccctgcccctgccccatctgCGGCAAGGCCTTCTCCAGGCCCTGGCTGCTCCGCGGCCACATCCGCACCCACACAG gtGAGAAGCCCTACACCTGCTCTCATTGCAGCAGGGCCTTCGCCGACCGCTCCAATCTCCGGGCCCACCTGCAAACACACTCCGACACCAAGAAGTACCAGTGCAAGAGCTGTGCCAAGACCTTCTCCCGCATGTCGCTCCTGGCACGCCACGAGGAGTCCGGCTGCTGCCCCGGCCCCTGA